The Rhizobium leguminosarum bv. trifolii WSM1325 nucleotide sequence GCGGTATATTGCTGCGGGAAAGCGTGGTCACGGCAAGGCCGGCAATCACGGCATTCTTCAGCCCCGAGCCGGTATCGGCGATGAAGGCGATCCGATAGTTGCGGCCGATCTGCTCCAGCGACCGGAGCGCAAAATCGCGCGACCAGGTGGAATTGCGATAGGTCGCAATCGGCAGGGGATCGATGTCGTGCAGCCGATGGACCATTGATGTGACCCAGACCGTGGGATCAATGCAGATGACCTCGCCTTTCGTCTCATCGCTCCAGTCGAAAACGACGGCCAGATCAAGCTCGTCCCGCTCGAGGGCGGCGAGGTTACGGACGGTATAGTCGCAGGACACGGTCACCTCGACGGCCGGGTGGCGAACGGCGAAAGCCGCGAGCGCCGCCGGCAGTACCGTCTGGCTGTATTCCTCGGGAATTCCGATGCGCACCGGCCCATCTAGCGGCTTGCTGCGGATCGTCGCGGCGGCCTCGTTCAAGAGGTCGATGATCCTGCGGGCATAGGGGACGAGTTGCATGCCTTGACGCGTCAGCAATACGCCGCGGGCGCCGCGCTCGAACAGCGTTTCGCCGATCGTCTGCTCCAGCTTTTTGATCTGGCTGCTGACGGCCGACTGCGTCCGCCCGATGCGCTGAGCGGCCGCGGAGAAGTTCGACGTCTCGGCGACGACAAGAAAGGTTCTCAGCAGGTCGCTTTCAATCGGCTCGTGCATGTTCAGCCATAGAAAAAATCGATGATAGCCATCTCTACTATTCGTTTGTCTGATGTCAATTCTGGGCGCACAAATGACCCGCGTTCGACTTCCTTCTTTGAGAATATCTGCGTGACAATTGAAAATCCGGCCAGACGCCTCGCAAGCAGCGAGCATGAGAAGGGTGTGTTTCTCATCGTTGCTGCGACACTTGCCTGGAGCGCGAGCGGCGTCTATTCGCGACTCCTGACGACCGACGTATGGACGGCGATCGCCTGGCGATCGTTGTTCGGTGGCCTGTTCCTGCTGATCCCCTGCCTTTTCCTCGAAGGGGGTATTTCACGGCAGCAATGGCGTTTCATCTTCCATCCGTCCAGCCTTGCGATGATCGCCTGCCAGACCTTCAGTCAGGGCTGCTTCATCGGGGCGCTCTACATGACCACCGTCGCCAATGTGACGATGATCTATGCGACCGCGCCATTTATCGCGGCCATGCTCGGCTGGGTCATCCTCAGGGAGAGGGTCTCCAGGCGGACGCTGATTGCCGGCGGCATCTCGCTCCTCGGCGTCGCGGTCATCGTCGCCTCGTCGATCGGCGGCGGCACCGGATGGGGCGACCTGCTGGCGCTCGGCATGACAGCGTCCTTCGCGCTCGTCATCATCATTCCGCGGATCAGTCCCGACGTGCCGAGCCTGCCGCCGACCGTGGTCAGCGCTTTCCTGACGCTTGCACTCTTCGCGCCGTTCGGTTCGGTAGGCTCGCTCGACCTGCACAACTGGATCGTTCTTGCTGCCTTCGGCGCGACCAATTTCTCCCTGGCACTGGTGCTCTTCCTTGCCGGGGCGAAGCGGATGCCGCCAGCGGAGGCGGCGCTGATCGGCACAATGGAAATCGTGCTCACGCCGTTCTGGGTCTGGCTGCTGTTTTCCGAAGAGCCGCCCGTCGCCACGTTTTTCGGCGGCGCGATCATCCTCGGCGCAGTGATCTGGCACACGGCCATCGACGTCAGCCGCAGCCGGCGACCGCATCGCGCCTAAAGCCTTTAGGCGGCGATCAATCTTCCGGGACGATCCGGAAAACCGCCGTATTCGCGGGATCAGTTACTCCCCTGCACAGCGAGCTATGGCGACTTTGCCGACTGTCGTCTTTGCGTTGCACCCATGTCGTTTTCTTGATCGCTGTTTTCCGTCAGGCATGGTTTGTTTGTGGTGTTCAAGGCGCTATCTCGCAAACTGGCGAAATGGGCATTGGGAAGCCGGCCTGACGCGCCGACGCTCCCAGCAGCGGTAGGAGAACTGAAATCCTCAAGGAAATCGCCGGATAGAAATCCGGAAAGATATCGAGATGGATCGAAAGGAGATTCTGGAGCTGGAAACCAGCTCTTGGCAGAGCAAATCGACGGATTGCAGGCAGACGATCACGAGCGGAACGACAGGCGAAAGCCATGACGTTTACTCCTCTTCTCCATTCAATCTGTCCCTTTTGCAAAATCCGAATATCGCCCGATGCGGCGGTATCCTCGTGTTGTGGACACCGGGCTGCTGAGGAGGCAGGCCGGAGGGAAGGTTGCCATCGGCTGCATTGGTTGCAGATCGAGGCATTCAAACAAGTGGGAGGAATTCATGAGTAAAAATAGAGGCGTCGTCTATCTCCGGCCGGGCAAGGTCGAAGTTCGCGACATCGACGACCCGAAGCTGGAAGCGCCTGACGGCCGCCGCATCGAACACGGCGTCATTCTGAAAGTGATTTCTACCAATATCTGCGGCTCCGATCAGCACATGGTCCGCGGCCGCACGACGGCGATGCCGGGCCTGGTCCTTGGTCATGAAATCACCGGCGAGATCATCGAGAAAGGCATCGATGTCGAGATGCTCGAAATCGGCGATATCGTCTCGGTGCCTTTCAATGTCGCCTGCGGCCGCTGCCGCTGCTGCAAGTCTCAGGATACCGGTGTCTGCCTGACGGTAAACCCGGCCCGCGCCGGCGGTGCTTATGGTTATGTCGACATGGGCGGCTGGATCGGCGGACAGGCACGCTA carries:
- a CDS encoding transcriptional regulator, LysR family (PFAM: LysR substrate-binding; regulatory protein LysR~KEGG: ret:RHE_PC00123 LysR family transcriptional regulator), which translates into the protein MHEPIESDLLRTFLVVAETSNFSAAAQRIGRTQSAVSSQIKKLEQTIGETLFERGARGVLLTRQGMQLVPYARRIIDLLNEAAATIRSKPLDGPVRIGIPEEYSQTVLPAALAAFAVRHPAVEVTVSCDYTVRNLAALERDELDLAVVFDWSDETKGEVICIDPTVWVTSMVHRLHDIDPLPIATYRNSTWSRDFALRSLEQIGRNYRIAFIADTGSGLKNAVIAGLAVTTLSRSNIPPGCRELTAEDGFPPVDSSKVVLRRSTYRSSEAVRELAEMIRDAFQPIPAPAMT
- a CDS encoding protein of unknown function DUF6 transmembrane (PFAM: protein of unknown function DUF6 transmembrane~KEGG: ret:RHE_PC00122 hypothetical protein); the encoded protein is MTIENPARRLASSEHEKGVFLIVAATLAWSASGVYSRLLTTDVWTAIAWRSLFGGLFLLIPCLFLEGGISRQQWRFIFHPSSLAMIACQTFSQGCFIGALYMTTVANVTMIYATAPFIAAMLGWVILRERVSRRTLIAGGISLLGVAVIVASSIGGGTGWGDLLALGMTASFALVIIIPRISPDVPSLPPTVVSAFLTLALFAPFGSVGSLDLHNWIVLAAFGATNFSLALVLFLAGAKRMPPAEAALIGTMEIVLTPFWVWLLFSEEPPVATFFGGAIILGAVIWHTAIDVSRSRRPHRA